In Xiphophorus hellerii strain 12219 chromosome 8, Xiphophorus_hellerii-4.1, whole genome shotgun sequence, the genomic window CAGTGTCTGTGGTGTTGTGTTCAGTGCTAACTGGGCGTCTTTTATGACAAGCAGAGTCCCTCACTGGGCAGAATGGTGACGGAGTTGAAGTTAGAGGAaggagagggaaagagagaagCTGGATGTTATTTTCTGTAGTAGCACAGGGAAGTAGACATTGGGCAGAATGAAGGACACCCTGAAGTCCCCGACTGAGGTCCTCTGTGTTGCTGCACCTTTAAGCTCCTGACTGAACAGCGGTTCATGTTACCTTCTCTTCTAAGGAtcaagatgaaaaataaaaccgtGCAAGGAAATCATGACTCTATTTCCTCTGCAGGCTCCTGAGGATCTACGCCACACCGTCTTGTATGAAGCTCTGGGATGTTCAGGCTTGGACCTTGAACACATCCCGGACCAGCTGAAGCTGACACTCTGtgtgacccggttctggttctggtaccaGAACCGCCAGCAGAACCCCTTAGAAGGGTTCAACATGTCCTGCCTCCAGGCCCTGGTCCTCGGATTCCTGCAAGGAAACACTGATGGAGGTGAGGCTCAGCTGGATGATGTATGACGGATGTATGACGGTTGGATGACGGTTGGATGGCGGTTGGATGACGGTTGGATGGCAGTTGGATGGTGGTTGGATGGCGGTTGGATGGCAGTTGGATGACgattggatgatggttggatgacgGTTGGATGGTGGTTGGATGACGGTTGGATGACGGTTGGATGGTGGTTGGATggtggttggatgatggttggatgacaGTTGGATGACGGTTGGATGACGGTTGGATGGTGGTTGGACggcggttggatgatggttggatgacgGTTGGATGGTGGTTGGACGGTGGTTGGATGACGGTTGGATGACGGTTGGATGGTGGTTGGACGGTGGTTGGATGACGGTTGGATGACGGTTGGATGGTGGTTGGACGGTGTGTCCCTGTTGCAGGCAGTGCGGTCCGGTCCAGCCCGGGGGCGGTGGCTGCtcggcgccccctgcaggccggTGCTGCTCATGCTTTCAGCCGCTGGTTGACCTGCCTGAGGCAGAGCCTCCACCTCAACCAGCTGCTGCGCTTCCCTCTGCCGGAGCCGCAGTGCTGCAGGTAAACACCCTGCTGATCTTCAGACAGGCAGTATTCTagctgacccctgacctctgaccctgccTCCAGGCTGTACTGCGGTCCATGGCTCCACCAGCTGCAGAACCAGCTGCTGACCGACTCCAACGCTTTCAGAGAGAGTAGGGAGCGGCTGCAGGACGGCGAGAGAGAGCTGCTGGACAGAGCCCTGACGGTCATCCAGTCTGCTGGACAGGAAGCTGATGAGGAACTGGCTAGGGGGCGGGGCCAGTTCATGGGGCGGGGCCAGTTCATGGGGCGGGGCCCGTTCAGGGGGCGGGCCTCAGCTGGAAGACAGATCAAGCACAGGAGGCTGGTCTCAGCTTCAGGATCGTCCCTAATTAGAGCAATTCCCTCACCCCAAGGAGGGACCCCAGAAGGATTAAGGTCCCCATATAGAGAGTCTTCACAACCATTAAAGTCCCCATGTACAAGAGATGGAAGAACATTTTTCCATAGTTACCAGAATAATTTTCCCACCAGGAGGACGGGCCCAGACGATGACGGGAGGGAAacgcagaagaaaaaaaacagacagagggAATGAAGGTTTGCAAATCGTTGACAGGAAGCTGATGTTGCTCCCTGAGGAAACCTGTTGCTGTTGCTCTCAGCAACCTGTTGCTCTGGTTTTATGCTACTTTAATGTgccaaatgtgtgtttttaaggcTGAGTGTTGAGATGGGAATACAGGTTTTAACTAGGACATTCTGCTCTGAAGGCTGCAGCAATCTGTTTCTGCTCTCTGCttttaaactatattttatCTTGGCTGTTTAATGACAACTGTTTTAGAGCAACAGTTTCTCTTTTGTTCAATCAAATATGAAAACCTGAATGAACTGTAATATATTAGGTAAAATTAGTCTGAAGGAAGATCTCAGTTCAATAAAACACCTTCATGAGGCTGATTATTATCTGATAATTATCTGATTATTATCTGATTATTATCTAATTATTATCTGTTTATTATCTGATTATTATCTGAGAGAGTAGGTACTCTCTCAGATAATACTCCCGGGTTCTctgggagtatggggtaccgggccctttgatacgggctgtcaggtccctgtatgaccggtgtcagagtctggtccacattgccggcagtaagtcgggctcgtttccggtgagagttggactccgccagggctgccctttgtcaccgattctgttcatcactttcatggacagaatctctagaccagccaaggtgttgaggggatccgttttggtggccttaggatctcatctctgctttttgcagacgatgtggttctattggcttcatcaggccgtgatctgcagctctcgctggagcggttcgcagccgagtgtgaagcggtcgggatgaggatcagagcctccaaatccgaggtcttgagccggaaaagggtagagtgccttctccgggtcagggggggtgtcctgccccaagtggaggagttcaagtatctcgggatcttgttcacgaatgggggaagaagggagcgggagatcgacaggcggattggcgcagcgtctgccgtcaagcgggcgctgtaccgatccgtcgtggtgaagagagagctgagccaaaaagcgaagatctcgatttaccggtcgatctacgttcccaccctcatctatgatcatgagctttgggtcgtgaccgaaagaacgagatcgcggatacaagcggccgaaatgggttttctccgtagggtggctgggctctcccttagagagaagctcagtcatccgggagggactcagagtagagccgctgctccttcacatcgagaggagccagttgaggaacatctggtcaggatgcctcctggacgcctccctggtgaggagttcaggtcccaccgggaggaggggaaaacccaggacacgctggagggactatgtctctcggctggcatGGGAACatcttgggattcccccggaagagctggaagaagtggccggggagggaagtctgggcctcccttctgaagctgctatcCCCGTGACctgacctcggataagcggaagaagatggatgtatgtatgtatggatggatggatattatCTGATTATTATCTGTTTATTATCTGATTATTATCTAATTATTATCTGTTTATTATATgattattatgtttattatcTGATTATTATCTGTTTATTATCTGATAATTATCTGATTATTATCTGATTATTATCTGTTTATTATCTGTTTATTATCGGATTATTATCTGATAATGAATTGGAGTtcattaattaatatattttctgaatgttttattgaatctgttggttttttttatcttgtccAGCAACATTTGCTGATGTTTCCATGGTGACGTGAgatcaggggaggcaggtgggCTACAGTTTGTAGGTGTAAGGAAACAACACACAAACggctgttagcttagctaatagcagcagcagctatAATCTACCACaacaatcacttattaataatcgcaaaatacaCATTGAGCCTAAAAGCATCCAGACTggatgttttgttctttgtgtggcaaatatttgagtgttttttggtgttgaatcctgaaacataaagtgccgttgttgtcagttgctatggcaacgagtctgcgtgtaGCTTGGCCGACACACAGGGCGAGAAGGAAGTGGTTTGGAGTTGTACTCCCGTTTTTCCCTCTGCAGTGGATCACAGCactacattaataaaaaatgcatttccaagtttctctgagtTAACGTTGCTCTGGACGGCATGTAAAAGTCTTTTTGCTCTCCGTCGTCTGCATGCATGAAATTTCAGAacgtaaacaataacatgcaaggAGTTTATGTTAGTAAAtctgattaagtcagtgcctcaccagctgtGACTCTCACCACACGTCACTGGTTTCCAGTCACTGTTTTGTGCTGGACAGTAACAGAGaacatttactttaataaagttttgactgtttatttttgctgtgtgttgacctttgaccccggCTCTTGGTGTGTCATTGTTTTGCCCCAGTGGACCCTGCTGGTTCGGCTCCTGGATGAACTGGGAATGTGGTGGGATTTGATTTCCTGGTTTTGTTTCTGATCTGGATTCAGGAACGTTCCGGCCTGTGGGACGTGTTCACACCCGcctggtttctgttttttcctcttcaggGTTTCAGATCAAACCGTTTTAAATACCAAAGGAAACACAGAatccagtttttgtttattgtgaagGAATAAAATCAACCTGATCTTTACCCCAGTAACAGTAATCACACCCCAACCTGATTTATCATCCAGCTTTAAATCCACATCCGGAGGCCCACATCCctgtgctgccaccaccatgcagTCCTCTGCAACACGCCTCCCTCTCTCCGCAGTGACTCCACCCTGCACAGGTAACGAGCCGCGGATTGGTCCAGATGTGTTCGAGCAGGAGCGGAGGCCGACAACAGACTGCAGTCCACCAGGTGGCGACACCTGCTCGATGTGTTGGGCTTTagggagcagaagaagaagcggGAGGGGGTGTAAACAGTAGGTCGCGTCGGTCAGAGTTTGCTCAGGTGAGTTCTGTCCGCGGCAGGAGGATTCATGTCTGCGCAGGTAAGTTTGTTGCAGCTGTTTTAATCTCTACCAAACTCCTCTGACTTTCTGTCTGATTCTAGCTGCCTTTTAACGGCTCAGATAACTGAAGGCTCCGCAAATATCGGTATGAACTGAAGTGATAAAAGGTTTATTAATGCGGATTCATCGCGCCGAACTGAAGCCAGACTCCATATTAGTGGGGTCAGATCCTCTGCTCGTGTGTTTGTTTCGGTCACAGGCAGAAATCTGTAAATCCTCAGATTTCCTAACGGAGTTCTGGAGTGGGGCTGACCCGCAGGACAAGCACGAGACCTCAGAGTCCACCGCGTGAAGAGCTAATCAGGTCATAGGTCACATGCTGCATGTAGGGCGGGGCTCTGTGATGCCCCCAGGGGCAAAAAACAGTCGCAACCTTCCGGTCCAAATTCAATCAGAATTTTAGGGTTATTAATTTTATGGCTGAAACGTAATTTATTTATCAGCCGTTTCTGCAACACCAAGAGAACCAGTCATGTCTTTCCCAAATGTTCCTGCTATGGCAGATAAAATCCTCTCTAACCACGGATCAGCCGGATTGTAAAGCTGGTTGTGCATGTGGCTAAACAACAACCAGAGATTCTGAAAAAGACTTTTCCATTCTTCTGaacactgaaaactaaaactgaagatGTTTCTTAGTGTCCCAGCAGCAGGATGGAGCGACCTGAAATACTCTGGACTGTAAACGCTGAGCTGGCAGCACAGTGACCGTCATGGATAACCACGGGATCCTCTCTGAACGTTTCCACCTTTATGACGGACAAACATGGGATAAAGCAATTCTCTGCaaacttatttcattttatcaatAGGAGCAACAACATGGCCACAGAACAGCCGGCTGAAGGACGCCTGATTAGGACGGGACCCACCTCATATCAGGCCCGGTTCGGCTTGGCCCGGTTCGGCTCGTTCTTCATCTCTAAACGCCTCTGATGAATCGAGTTTCTCTACTTCACAGACGTGATGAACCAACAGGTCTCCTTGGCACCTTGCTGCTCAGCACGCTAATAGCTGATGGTACTAAACCTCATCCAGCCCCGACCCAAAACCCCAACCCCGACCCGCCGGGCAGGTGGTGTGGATGGAGCGACTCCACCTGAGCCAGAGGTCAGAGCCGAGGTCCAGACAGTAGCCTTACTCCCATCCTCTTCCAGAAGGCGTCTGGCCACCGGCTCTACAGACGGGACAGTACCAACCCGAATCGCTGGAAGAAAACTTCTgagtaacagaaaaataaaatacagtggtTTAAAAAACCTCAAATTCCTCTAAAGTAAAAAGCCATCAGTGAACTCTGATGCTAATTCTGTACTAAACTCCAAACCTGAATAATTTCTTTGCTGACTTTAATGAACTCAATGATTCTTAAGATTAGGGACAAAACATGTCCTCTGGATAAAGAgcagaatttgaataaaatataatttcttcaAATAACTGACTAAACTAACCTGGGCCATGTCAGAacaacaatgtatgttttcctgctgtttgctgcatattttttatttaaactttatatttaaaatccCTTGTACTGGAGCAGAACTCAATacattataatagtttaaaacaattcaagGAATACTAAGATAATATATTAATTAAGtataagtattcaaataaataattataaaagtatcaataaattgaattaaaaatcattttaatatattttccaaCTCAATTGAAACCAGTGCCGTGTGGTGAGGctctgacttaatcataattacatttacaaatataaactctgcatgttattgtttacataaggaaattctTCGCATGCGGACAACGATGGAGGGCAAAAACACTATTCtttagctccatggctagctccatggctagctctatggctagctccatggctagctccatggctagctccatggctagctctaTGGCTAGCtctatggctagctccatggctagctctaTGGCTAGCTCTATGGCTAGTtttatggctagctccatggctagctctatggctagctccatggctagctctatggctagctccatggctagctccatggctagttCTATGGCTAGCTCTATGGCACAggtgtcaaagtccagtcctcaagggccggtgtcctgcagtttttagatgagccacaggtacaaaacactggaatgaaattgcttaattacctcctccttgtgtagatcagttctccagagccttgatgacctaattattctattcaggtgtggtgcagcagaggcacatctaaaagttgcagggcaccggcccttgaggactggactttgacacccctgctctatggctagctccatggctagctctatggctagctccatggctagctccatggctagctccatggctagttctatggctagctccatggctagttctatggctagctccatggctagctctatggctagctccatggctagctccatggctagttctatggctagctccatggctagctctaTGGCTAGCtctatggctagctccatggctagctctaTGGCTAGCtctatggctagctccatggctagttctatggctagctccatggctagctccatggctagctctatggctagctccatggctagctccatggctagttctatggctagctccatggctagttctatggctagctccatggctagctctaTGGCTAGCtctatggctagctccatggctagttCCATGGCTAGCtctatggctagctccatggctagctccatggctagctctaTGGCTAGCTCCAGGGCTAGCTCGCTGTttctgtctcttactctgctgttgtggagtcacaatgtctgggatcatgagcgccccctgccatgaggccagAGAACTGCATTTTGTCAACTCTATCAGAGTGAGACTCTTTCAGTGATAATGTTGACAAATCTCACTAAAGTGTgcagttaattaattttaatgcattttacatAAATGGCATTTCTTCACATGCATCAAGGATTTCTTTTTACTCACTGGTTCGTCTCTGACAGatggactttttgtttttaatcatttttagtttgttCTTGAGacacatttgtctgtaaaactgagtaaaaatgtcactaaaagggtcattgataaataattttatatgtatttttgtcagatggtgATGTTAGGtccagtaaaaatgtaatatctCAGCTGGGAGCCTGCAGCGCCGCATCTTTACgttcagaaacattttgttatgtttcaacacataagcttgaggaataattacctttttaaaaaaaaataaaaaattaacctATTTTGTCCCTTATCTCAAGAATcacgggctgcacagtggtgcagttggtagagctgttgccttgcagcaagaaggtcctgggttcgattcccggcccggggtctttctgcatgttctccctccaaaaacatgactgtcaggttaattggtctctctaaattctccctaggtgtgtgtgtgtgtgtgtgtgtgtgtgtgtgtgtgtg contains:
- the LOC116725034 gene encoding protein asteroid homolog 1-like; protein product: MPVFAALSGNDYSQLEKEDIKRLIRRYPEAQQPGGSSTCRQRAILRLLGDFRGKTPEEAVTAALQLAGRSKQEDIKLFLNSAQQYVLKEPPRPNLPQWVIQEIQRGRLTSFVTSVVIQKSMTLTPLVEDFSQPSSYSASLRIRQFFYGLLLGSEPCTEYDREGTEDMRPKQVTPVQAGVTPEELQKLELEHLNEAPEDLRHTVLYEALGCSGLDLEHIPDQLKLTLCVTRFWFWYQNRQQNPLEGFNMSCLQALVLGFLQGNTDGGSAVRSSPGAVAARRPLQAGAAHAFSRWLTCLRQSLHLNQLLRFPLPEPQCCRLYCGPWLHQLQNQLLTDSNAFRESRERLQDGERELLDRALTVIQSAGQEADEELARGRGQFMGRGQFMGRGPFRGRASAGRQIKHRRLVSASGSSLIRAIPSPQGGTPEGLRSPYRESSQPLKSPCTRDGRTFFHSYQNNFPTRRTGPDDDGRETQKKKNRQRE